From Zingiber officinale cultivar Zhangliang unplaced genomic scaffold, Zo_v1.1 ctg145, whole genome shotgun sequence, one genomic window encodes:
- the LOC122036360 gene encoding agamous-like MADS-box protein AGL19: MARKKVTLGWIAHDATRRTTFKKRKQSLLKKVSELATLCAIDACAVVYGPEDEAPEAWPSPAETARVAARFRAVPESDQNRKKTDQEGFLRQRAAKLREQLSRQDRGNRELEASLLMHEMLSGGGWRMCDVGIEQAAELVRLAEIKLALVRNRVEREKARTAVEPPRQAVEQVVAMAVGPSIEFVKTPWQAAEQVVDMAEDPWIGFVLPPLQAVEQAVGTVETVAEDETLNWLVEALSAGEIAPFADVGEQEARALSCIDQEPWDVGALSCIDQEPCIDQEPPCIDQEPWDVGALSCIDQEPCIDQEPWDVGRQEDTALCCISEEAVDPWMGFVEKMFGAVPLSCFEPESVEQDHPPWQAPLVLFNSQFDC, encoded by the coding sequence TCTGCGCCATCGACGCCTGTGCCGTCGTCTACGGACCGGAGGATGAGGCGCCGGAGGCGTGGCCTTCGCCTGCGGAGACGGCGCGCGTGGCGGCGCGGTTCAGGGCGGTGCCGGAATCGGATCAGAATCGCAAGAAGACGGACCAGGAAGGGTTCCTCCGCCAGCGGGCGGCCAAGCTGCGGGAGCAGCTCAGCCGGCAGGATCGCGGCAACAGGGAGCTGGAGGCGAGCCTGCTCATGCACGAAATGCTGTCCGGCGGCGGATGGAGGATGTGCGACGTGGGCATCGAGCAGGCCGCGGAGCTCGTGCGGTTGGCGGAGATAAAGCTGGCGCTGGTGCGCAACAGGGTCGAGAGGGAGAAGGCGAGGACCGCGGTGGAGCCGCCTCGGCAGGCGGTCGAACAGGTGGTGGCCATGGCGGTGGGTCCATCGATAGAATTTGTGAAGACGCCGTGGCAGGCGGCCGAACAGGTGGTGGACATGGCGGAGGATCCATGGATAGGATTTGTGTTGCCGCCGCTGCAGGCGGTCGAACAGGCGGTAGGCACGGTGGAGACAGTGGCGGAGGACGAAACCCTAAACTGGCTCGTGGAGGCCTTGAGCGCCGGCGAAATTGCACCGTTCGCCGACGTCGGGGAACAAGAAGCCAGGGCATTAAGCTGCATTGATCAGGAGCCGTGGGATGTTGGGGCATTAAGCTGCATTGATCAGGAGCCGTGCATTGATCAGGAGCCGCCGTGCATTGATCAGGAGCCGTGGGATGTTGGGGCATTAAGCTGCATTGATCAGGAGCCGTGCATTGATCAGGAGCCGTGGGATGTTGGCCGACAAGAAGACACGGCTTTATGCTGCATTTCTGAGGAGGCCGTGGATCCATGGATGGGATTCGTGGAGAAAATGTTTGGCGCCGTGCCATTGTCTTGCTTTGAGCCCGAGTCAGTGGAGCAGGATCACCCTCCGTGGCAAGCTCCGTTGGTCCTCTTCAACAGCCAGTTCGACTGCTGA